Genomic segment of Geotrypetes seraphini chromosome 4, aGeoSer1.1, whole genome shotgun sequence:
GCCCCTTTAAAAAATGCCAAATTATTACAGCTATCAGAGATACACATGGGATGCGGTATGAGGGGGAGGAGCAGATCGCGGACCAGTTTGTTCATTATTACAAAACTTTGTACGGAGGGAGGCCTTTGGATTGGAACTCGGAGTGCCACAATTGGATGACACCCAGGTTGATATTGGTTATATCTTGGAAACTGTTTATTTTCATTATGATTTTATTGTcattaaaaaaatggaaatctaaaaaaaaaaaaaagattctgacTTACTGGATGTCAGAGGAGGTGCTACCGGTGTCGCAGTGGAAGAGTAGACTTTGGGAGCTAGCTCATTCTGAAATTTGGTCCTACACCAGGTCTCCGCAACTGGCTAAGCAGCTTTATGTCACCCTGTGGGAGCAGTTGCAGGACCTAGTGCCTCCTTGAACGGGTGAGGGAACTGTTCCCTTCCCCGTTCTCTGCTTGATACTAGTTCTCTGCGGAGCCTGGTAGTTCTTTGGTACccaggggttgggggagggattgGGTTCCATGAGGGTGTGTGAGTTGTGGAGTTTGGTGTGTTTGAGAGTGTATGTGTGTTTGGTGATGTGCAGAGTGTATGGATGTCTTGGAGTATCTACAAAAAAAAATGGTGGAAGGGCACTCTACCTATTGTTCCTGCTTCTTTACCTTTCCCGTTCGCACTTGGTGCAGAGCCTTGTTTTTCCCTTTTGTCTTACTGTACTTTTGGGATTCTTGCACGGGAGGATCTTTTTGTGGGACATGTTGATATTGTTGTATATTTCCTAAATTTGGCTGCTTTTGTATTTTCATTATCTGAGTTTGTATTCTGACTGGTTGTGACCCTTTTCACTTCCaataaacatatttttaaaaaaaattgagtaAAAATTCCCTACACATTAGGCAAAGTAATATCGCTACTCAATAATGCTTACAAAATGCTGAGAACTTTTATTTCAAATATATAATGGAAACAGCAGAAAGACATATAATatagagcagtgtctcacaaactttctggctggcagcacactaaatccagtgctccAGCCAAAAGGCACTCAGACGTGCACGaacgtgatgtcattgcgtcgatgtctgtgcatgcgcagaggctCATCTGGCCGCGATTCGCatcggtggagggatccgggaggtgtggggagaataggagagacgccagccaggaggagagtcatctgcgccggctgacttcctacaggacatgcccTTCGCCgtgagaagcacatcctgtaggcagtcagctggcgtggacgactctcctccactcctgtgtgttgcggcacacctgaaatctaagaaggcacacagtttgcgatacactgaaatagagaatgacacggggacaaatttttccccgtccctgcgggaactcattttcccacccCGGCAaggtcttttcctgtccctgctgcattcctgcaagctccgtcctcatctgcacaagcttcaaacactttaaaatcataaatgttcgaggcttgtgcagtaaagcagagcttacatgaATGGGACAGGAATAAACCTTGCAGGGAAAATTGAGTTAAATTGAgttaaatttgtccctgtgtcattctctaatataatagttgatattcaaaatgatttaactggccagtaaTGACCGCAGACCAGCTAAATCGCTTGGTTGGGGCTATCCGCTAATTTTCTGAGTAAATTCAAGGAGGGATTCAAAAAGAATCAATTTAACACACACaatagagaaaaagagaaagtgtTCCACTACAttagtggtagagaatgacacggggacaaatttttccctgtccccgtaggaactcattttcccgtcccggcaaggtcttttcctgtccctaccgcattcctgcaagctccatcctcatctgcacaagtttcaaacacttataatcataagtgtttgaggcttgtgcacatcaagcagcattatggggtaaagatctggaacaactacTTATGCATACTACTTACGGGgtatttaggaaacatctaaaaacatatctgttcttgaagtatttaggtaactgacctatacaatcttagtccacaacaactgatcCCCAGAACTGTTAATAACTAACCCTTAATTTTGTTAATTCttctcaatctgtaacatcttttaatcattataaatcacatagaacttcacagtcctgcggtatataaactgttattattattaaggcggagcttacaggaatgggacagggacagggacaaaactcgcagggacgggatgggaaaattgagatcctgcggggatggggacaaatttgtccccgtgtcattctctaatataatagttgatattcaaaatgatttaactggccagtaaTGACTGCAGACCAGCTAAATCACTTGGTTGGGGCTATccgctaattttcagtggcacttaactagtTACTCCTGAAAATGACTAGTTAGTGCCTAACACAAAACCAGCTATTTTAGGAgagttctgaggtggagtcggcacttggctggttaagtgccgatattcagcccttaaTCAGTCAGGCTAACCACATAAATGAGACCACAGAAAAAAATCAGTCCTGTCTTTGAGTAGTAATACATGGccattaagtgctgaatatcgactttaaaacagatattcagtgccaaaacCCAGATATgacttggcattgaatatctgggaataatgcAAGTTTTTTGTTAAAGCTCTTGATTTGGATACTAGGAGATTTAGAGATACTTCGTATCTTCATTTGCTTTCCTTATATCTTAAATGTTTTAAACCAGTTATTGTGAACAGAGTTACTGGGTGGTTGAATTTCAAATACCTTTGTCCCCTTGCAATTTTGTGATTTCTAATGTTTTTACTAAGAGGGGAAGGAGTGCACATTGAAAGGAGATGTGCACAATCCTGGCTTTGAATTTATATCCTAGTGCATCATGGCATTTGTGACCCAGCAATAGAAGTACTAGAAAGGGTAGAGTTTAAATCTATTTGTCTTTTAATCTAGAGCAATTCCTGTACTATTTTGCTTTTATATGTGTGGTGGGTTAAAGCGGCACTTTGTTATGAGGGATCTttaaaaaagtttctgcacttttattttttttatacactattttttaaatatcttaaaaacaaattacgtcacttttccacataatcaccctgttttgagATACATTTTCCCCTGACATTCTATGACACGAaccacttctcccacccccaaccatttcccgtgaaaatatgaaagtacagaaaccttttgaagaacccttgtacAACGTCCCAAcaagaaaaatattaatcacatctttattGAGAACATGCACCTGACCTGACCAAAGCTGCATAAAGGGTCATAAGATCTTACAATAGCAGAACTTAATATCCAGATTGTCTTCAAACTGAAATAAATACCAGGATTCCAGAACTGAAACCAAAGAACAGTTACTGAACAGAAGTAGCACACATTTAATATCATTTATACAATTTAGTCCTGATTGACTATTGTTGGGATGTGAGAAAGGCAGAGTATGTTTCTTCTGTTCAGCAGCTGTCCTTTGGTTTCATTTATGGAATCCTGTATAAAGCTGAGGTTTTGTGTAATTATATCTATGTGTTAATGGGCTTTCTGTTCTAGTTTTCTAAGAAAGGAGGGGGCCACTGATCCACAGATTCCAAGTGGCTTAGTCTTTCCCATAAGACATGGAACTTTTACACACTTCTAACTGAAACACCTTCCATTTTGTCACCTGTTTTTCCTCTTTGTAGCTCTTGGGATGACTTTCACAGCTGTGCAAATGCTATGCTGGCAAACTGTCCAGAGGAAGCTGCGGCCATCTGGGAATCACTGCGTCAGGAGTCCAAGAAGATCCAGTTCCGAGGGAATCTGCATGATCTGTGCAGTAGTAGAACGCGAATGTCCAACAGTGGGAAAGGCTCAGATACCAGTGAGACTAACAAGGAGACCCTGAGGGGCTCGGCCCATCTTCTGCACTATGGCTGGCTAGTCCTCTCTATGGTGCTCCTACTACCGTTCTTTATCTAAGAAATAAGCAACATCCTGCTAGCTGTTCAAACTCCTTTCTGCTGCTGACTGCATATAGCTGTATGGTGGGAAAGTGACCTTCATCTGCTGAAACAAATTGTTCTGGAGAAAAAAAAGCAAGATTTTGGCATGGCAATTTCTGTCCCACCCTCATTCTCTTTCCCTGGAATTAGTTTTACAGTACATCATTTCAGGAGATTTCTGGGAGCCAGATTTTGAGACTGTCTTATGAGAGAAAAGTCTCTCTTGTTTGGATAGCAACTATCAGGTTATGCTTCTCAGTATCCCACTGCATTGAAGCACtgtattctttctctgtcttcatTCTGTAGAAATTGACAACCCACCAGTGCTTGGCAGCTTCAGAAGTATCTGCACAGGCCACTAACtggcctcctcttttcaaggataggttgatCTAGTTCCATTGCATGCATGGACTTCTAGTTATAATTTCACAAAATAAAAGCTGTGACTATAAAGCTCACCCATGCAAAAAGGTAAAACCAGGACAGGCTTAATCTACTTTCAATGACCAGAGCCAGTTAACTCTAAGCACCAGGTCTGCTCAAGTCCTTTCCTTGAGGGTGACAGGATAGTTCTGATATTTAGGATACCTGCAGTGGATATTGATCATCCGTATATTGGGGCTGAGAGCCAGGTGAATTTACATAGCTTGGTTaccctgaaaaccagacctgttGGCAGTCTTGTGGGCTACAGTTGTGTATGTATACAAACTTCCAGTGTTATCAGCTGAGCTATTAAAATAAGTGGAGAACAATTCTGTAACAGGGTACCTGATAGGAACCATGCATTCTTGTGTTCCATTATTGTTTTATCCTCACCACTTCCACCGAGaaggtattccaggcatccaatgCTCTCTGTGAAAGATTGAGaaataacatcaggaaatactttatcAGCCTACAACTTCAATTCATGCTTTCTATTTCAACTGCTTCCCCATCTGCAAACAAATTTTTTTCAGAGATGAAGAAGCAGTAGAACTAGAGGATGAGAATTGCAGTTGCAAAGTAGTAGACATAAGTGTAACATCAGGGaattcttttttacagagagagtggttgatgcctggaatatcTTCTCAGTGGAGTTGGTAAGCACAAAAACAATGGCAACATCCAATAActtatgggataaacacagatgaGCTTTATATGGAAAGAGAAATTAAAGTAAAATTGAATAACCTTTGCATTTTAAATagcatcagtggcatagtgagggtgagaggcacccagggtggtggcgTCCCCCTCTCCATCCCCTCCATGCCATATGTgtgtgcaccccttccccatacctctaacttGCTTGGTCACTTTCTAGgcatgggacctggaagtgacagcGAAAGAGTTGACACTAGCAtgatcagcaggttggagttgctgctcgcaccggcaaagagctagaggtatggcgGGGAGAGGAAATGAAGGCATATGCGCagcaggggagaggagggaacataagaattgctgctgctgggtcagaccagtggtccatcgtgcccagcagtctgctcacacggcaaccctctggtcaaagaccagcgccctaattgaCACTAGCCCtatctgtgtacattctggttcagtagaaatttgtctaactttgtcttgaatccctgggggtgttttcccctatgataaactccggaagagcgttccagttttctaccactctgggtgaagaagaacttccttacgtttgtacaaaatctatcccctttcaattttagagagtgccctcttgttctccctaccttggagagggtgaacaacctgtccttatctactaagtctattcccttcagtaccttgaatgtttcgatcatgtcccctctcaatctcctctgtttgagggagaaaaagcccagtttctctaatctttcactgtacggcaactcctccagccccttaactatcttagtcactcttctctggaccctttcgagtagtaccgtgtccttcttcatgtacggcgaccagtgctggatgcagtactccaggtgaagggtgcaccatggcccggtacggcggcatgataatctccgatctgtttgtgatccccttctttattattcctagcattttgttcacccttttctctgccgccactgcacattgtgtggacggcttcatcgacttgtcaatcataattcctaagtctctttcctgggaggtctctctaaataccgccctggacatcctgta
This window contains:
- the NRN1L gene encoding neuritin-like protein isoform X1, with translation MGALDHGCSRLLAFIVLLPLHLVYNPVTATSRCDMIYKGFAECLINFGDSLAQSVQQLQEEETEDVEELETICNSWDDFHSCANAMLANCPEEAAAIWESLRQESKKIQFRGNLHDLCSSRTRMSNSGKGSDTSETNKETLRGSAHLLHYGWLVLSMVLLLPFFI